The following proteins come from a genomic window of Athalia rosae chromosome 1, iyAthRosa1.1, whole genome shotgun sequence:
- the LOC125499716 gene encoding DNA-directed RNA polymerase II subunit RPB9, which produces MSKIPGYDTHDDGPGFVGIRFCQECNNMLYPKEDKENKVLMYACRNCDFKQLADSNCIYVNKIMHEIDELTHIVADVISDPTLPRTEEHPCPKCNHREAVFFQAQTRRAEEEMRLYYVCTNQHCSHRWTE; this is translated from the exons ATGTCTAAAATACCTGGATATGATACCCACGACGATGGTCCTGGCTTTGTCGGAATTAGATTTTGTCAAGAATGCAACAATATGTTGTACCCAAAGGAAGATAAGGAGAATAAAGTGTTGATGTATGCG TGTAGAAATTGCGACTTCAAACAGCTTGCAGACAGCAATTGTATCTACGTTAACAAAATTATGCACGAAATCGA TGAGCTGACGCATATTGTTGCTGATGTAATATCAGATCCCACACTGCCAAGAACCGAGGAGCATCCTTGTCCAAAATGCAATCACCGTGAAGCTGTATTTTTCCAAGCCCAAACTAGGCgagcagaagaagaaatgagACTTTATTACGTCTGCACAAACCAGCACTGTTCTCATAGATGGAcagaataa
- the LOC105683805 gene encoding serine/threonine-protein kinase SIK3-like isoform X1, which produces MASATSSHDEISQQFSVNKLIRVGYYELEKTIGKGNFAVVKMATHVVTKSKVAIKIIDKTKLNEENLAKIFREVYIMKRLRHPHIIRLYQVMETEKMIYLVTEYAAGGEIFDHLVRNGRMSEPEARRVFRQIVQAVRYLHQQKVVHRDLKAENLLLDVDNNIKLADFGFSNEYTPGVPLSTWCGSPPYAAPEIFKGTHYDGPRADVWSLGVVLYVLVCGALPFDGPTMQSLRSVVISGKFRIPFFMSAECERLIRHMLVVEPERRLSITQILTHPWMGGDGVTEPEPGGCNAEPPPPPQLNQLVIEHMLRLPGLSADTLLQAVQGNAFDHVSAIYNLLADQLEPSMPSIPSIQSIPGDYMPDGAHQLEKFGEAEAETEERSGLHLPSGTPYHATRRHTVGPGDAAHQPPTPHPYICTYVPGYPPLSLLPTLQCNIDPHLLPHTNLPLNLPLVQHQPPQNFQIKDQHLLKPPIVMGATGGFGRRASDGGANLHVFYQQQHGTSGGNSDDGGWSQPGSREHLQPLQTGSPTMVPCSPPLSVGVGGGSGEGVGSGGGGGGTDRRRRSGLTTVMQRPVINPELVMEVEARMNRAYLPPRLLPPHLRAPALPQHRKTSLFFNSAAGSRDSYKEPSMHVASERYSPVRRASEGSGPPGPGIQALQHEYQQLQRLASPSHSPASIPGSPVHERGVAAITQGLSGLSTAPVQGSIVHGTPAQPPATPLDLSPLRHHRSPATTPVSYSPSNSPALDMIQEEHPIDVPRIPPPQISVTDVLGDQVTLVDGSPSPSPSIDSLEDALPHYKPLPSFIISEPCDPSRPSITRGIGRPLNVTIPTEVEVKLSDESSRLNSDAILGRVKQIIDARAPPKGFIFSREEVEGGGLSLEYPGGVQIELRVYESEEREVKGIKMRRISGDQLQYSQLCQQLISCITV; this is translated from the exons ATGGCATCCGCGACATCGTCGCACGATGAGATTTCACAGCAATTTTCGGTTAACAAACTCATCCGCGTCGGTTATTACGAATTGGAGAAAACCATCGGTAAAGGGAACTTTGCTGTTGTCAAAATGGCCACCCACGTTGTCACCAAATCAAAG GTAGCCATAAAGATAatagataaaacaaaattaaatgaagAGAACTTGGCTAAAATCTTCCGTGAAGTATACATCATGAAGAGGCTTCGGCATCCGCATATCATTCGCCTATATCAAGTTATGGAAACAGAGAAGATGATATATCTGGTCACAGAATATGCAGCAGGAGgagaaatatttgatcatTTAGTAAGAAATGGAAGAATGTCAGAACCAGAAGCAAGACGAGTATTTCGTCAGATTGTTCAGGCTGTGCGTTACCTACACCAACAGAAAGTGGTTCATCGAGATCTTAAG GCTGAGAATTTGCTACTTGACGTAGACAATAACATAAAGTTGGCTGATTTTGGATTCAGCAATGAATATACGCCAGGAGTACCCTTGAGTACCTGGTGTGGTTCCCCTCCCTACGCTGCGCCTGAAATATTTAAAGGAACACATTACGATGGGCCCAGAGCAGATGTATGG AGTCTCGGTGTAGTATTGTACGTGTTAGTTTGTGGTGCCCTGCCATTTGACGGGCCTACAATGCAGTCGCTGCGCTCTGTGGTGATCTCGGGGAAATTTAGGATACCTTTTTTCATGTCTGCAG AGTGTGAAAGGCTCATTAGACATATGCTGGTAGTAGAACCAGAGCGGCGATTGAGCATAACACAAATTTTGACTCATCCCTGGATGGGCGGAGATGGTGTAACTGAACCTGAACCTGGAGG GTGCAATGCTGAGCCACCTCCTCCACCACAGCTTAACCAATTAGTAATAGAACATATGCTCAGGCTACCTGGTCTTAGTGCGGACACGTTATTACAAGCCGTGCAAGGTAATGCCTTTGACCATGTTTCGGCTATTTATAACCTACTCGCTGATCAACTGGAACCAAGCATGCCCAGCATTCCCAGCATACAAAGTATACCTGGTGATTACATGCCTGATGGCGCTCACCAACTGGAAAAG ttcGGCGAAGCGGAAGCTGAAACAGAAGAACGTAGTGGCCTTCATTTGCCTTCTGGAACACCTTATCACGCAACCAGGAGACACACAGTTGGTCCTGGGGATGCCGCTCACCAGCCTCCCACACCACACccttatatatgtacctatgttCCAGGATATCCACCCCTTTCGTTATTACCAACATTACAATGTAATATTGACCCTCATCTGCTCCCACATACTAATCTTCCGTTAAACCTCCCTCTTGTCCAGCACCAACCTCCCCAAAACTTCCAAATCAAAGACCAACATCTTTTGAAACCACCCATCGTTATGGGAGCGA CTGGTGGTTTCGGAAGAAGAGCCTCGGATGGGGGAGCTAATTTGCATGTATTTTACCAGCAACAACATGGAACCAGTGGTGGAAACAGTGACGATGGTGGCTGGAGTCAACCGGGAAGTCGGGAGCACTTACAACCA TTACAGACTGGCAGTCCAACGATGGTACCTTGCTCGCCACCACTAAGTGTGGGGGTTGGTGGTGGAAGTGGCGAAGGTGTTGGTAgcgggggtggaggtggagggaCTGACCGAAGAAGACGAAGCGGACTCACCACAGTCATGCAGCGTCCAG TTATAAATCCGGAGCTGGTCATGGAGGTGGAAGCTAGGATGAATAGAGCGTATCTTCCGCCAAGATTGCTGCCGCCCCACCTTAGAGCACCTGCACTTCCTCAACACAGGAAAACTTCTTTGTTCTTCAATAGTGCTG CAGGTAGTAGGGACTCGTATAAGGAGCCAAGCATGCACGTTGCTTCAGAGCGATATTCTCCGGTTCGTCGAGCCTCGGAAGGGTCAGGTCCTCCAGGTCCTGGAATCCAGGCACTTCAACACGAGTACCAACAGCTTCAAAGACTCGCATCACCGTCGCATAGTCCCGCCAGCATACCTGGAAGTCCTGTACACGAGAGAGGTGTTGCTGCAATAACACAAG GTCTGAGTGGACTAAGCACAGCTCCTGTCCAAGGTAGCATAGTCCACGGTACACCGGCACAACCTCCAGCTACACCTCTGGATTTGAGTCCACTGCGACACCACAGATCTCCAGCAACAACGCCAGTTAGTTATTCCCCTAGTAATAGCCCAGCGTTGGACATGATACAAGAAGAACATCCAATCGATGTACCCAGA ATACCACCTCCACAAATATCAGTAACAGACGTACTAGGTGATCAAGTGACACTCGTCGATGGATCACcctctccatctccatctatAGACTCACTGGAAGACGCTTTACCGCATTACAAACCACTTCcaagttttattatttcggAGCCTTGCGATCCGTCGAGACCAAGTATCACGAGAGGTATCGGGAGGCCATTGAATGTTACTATACCGACAGAAGTGGAGGTGAAATTATCGGACGAATCGAGTAGGTTAAATTCAGATGCTATTTTAGGTCGAGTAAAGCAAATTATTGACGCTCGTGCACCTCCTAagggttttattttctcaagagAAGAAGTTGAGGGCGGAGGTCTTAGTTTAGAGTATCCGGGCGGCGTGCAAATTGAACTCAGGGTGTATGAATCGGAGGAGAGAGAGGTCAAAGGGATAAAAATGCGACGAATAAGTGGGGACCAACTACAGTACAGTCAACTTTGTCAACAGTTGATATCGTGCATCACTGTTTGA
- the LOC105683805 gene encoding serine/threonine-protein kinase SIK3-like isoform X3 — MASATSSHDEISQQFSVNKLIRVGYYELEKTIGKGNFAVVKMATHVVTKSKVAIKIIDKTKLNEENLAKIFREVYIMKRLRHPHIIRLYQVMETEKMIYLVTEYAAGGEIFDHLVRNGRMSEPEARRVFRQIVQAVRYLHQQKVVHRDLKAENLLLDVDNNIKLADFGFSNEYTPGVPLSTWCGSPPYAAPEIFKGTHYDGPRADVWSLGVVLYVLVCGALPFDGPTMQSLRSVVISGKFRIPFFMSAECERLIRHMLVVEPERRLSITQILTHPWMGGDGVTEPEPGGCNAEPPPPPQLNQLVIEHMLRLPGLSADTLLQAVQGNAFDHVSAIYNLLADQLEPSMPSIPSIQSIPGDYMPDGAHQLEKFGEAEAETEERSGLHLPSGTPYHATRRHTVGPGDAAHQPPTPHPYICTYVPGYPPLSLLPTLQCNIDPHLLPHTNLPLNLPLVQHQPPQNFQIKDQHLLKPPIVMGATGGFGRRASDGGANLHVFYQQQHGTSGGNSDDGGWSQPGSREHLQPLQTGSPTMVPCSPPLSVGVGGGSGEGVGSGGGGGGTDRRRRSGLTTVMQRPAGSRDSYKEPSMHVASERYSPVRRASEGSGPPGPGIQALQHEYQQLQRLASPSHSPASIPGSPVHERGVAAITQGLSGLSTAPVQGSIVHGTPAQPPATPLDLSPLRHHRSPATTPVSYSPSNSPALDMIQEEHPIDVPRIPPPQISVTDVLGDQVTLVDGSPSPSPSIDSLEDALPHYKPLPSFIISEPCDPSRPSITRGIGRPLNVTIPTEVEVKLSDESSRLNSDAILGRVKQIIDARAPPKGFIFSREEVEGGGLSLEYPGGVQIELRVYESEEREVKGIKMRRISGDQLQYSQLCQQLISCITV; from the exons ATGGCATCCGCGACATCGTCGCACGATGAGATTTCACAGCAATTTTCGGTTAACAAACTCATCCGCGTCGGTTATTACGAATTGGAGAAAACCATCGGTAAAGGGAACTTTGCTGTTGTCAAAATGGCCACCCACGTTGTCACCAAATCAAAG GTAGCCATAAAGATAatagataaaacaaaattaaatgaagAGAACTTGGCTAAAATCTTCCGTGAAGTATACATCATGAAGAGGCTTCGGCATCCGCATATCATTCGCCTATATCAAGTTATGGAAACAGAGAAGATGATATATCTGGTCACAGAATATGCAGCAGGAGgagaaatatttgatcatTTAGTAAGAAATGGAAGAATGTCAGAACCAGAAGCAAGACGAGTATTTCGTCAGATTGTTCAGGCTGTGCGTTACCTACACCAACAGAAAGTGGTTCATCGAGATCTTAAG GCTGAGAATTTGCTACTTGACGTAGACAATAACATAAAGTTGGCTGATTTTGGATTCAGCAATGAATATACGCCAGGAGTACCCTTGAGTACCTGGTGTGGTTCCCCTCCCTACGCTGCGCCTGAAATATTTAAAGGAACACATTACGATGGGCCCAGAGCAGATGTATGG AGTCTCGGTGTAGTATTGTACGTGTTAGTTTGTGGTGCCCTGCCATTTGACGGGCCTACAATGCAGTCGCTGCGCTCTGTGGTGATCTCGGGGAAATTTAGGATACCTTTTTTCATGTCTGCAG AGTGTGAAAGGCTCATTAGACATATGCTGGTAGTAGAACCAGAGCGGCGATTGAGCATAACACAAATTTTGACTCATCCCTGGATGGGCGGAGATGGTGTAACTGAACCTGAACCTGGAGG GTGCAATGCTGAGCCACCTCCTCCACCACAGCTTAACCAATTAGTAATAGAACATATGCTCAGGCTACCTGGTCTTAGTGCGGACACGTTATTACAAGCCGTGCAAGGTAATGCCTTTGACCATGTTTCGGCTATTTATAACCTACTCGCTGATCAACTGGAACCAAGCATGCCCAGCATTCCCAGCATACAAAGTATACCTGGTGATTACATGCCTGATGGCGCTCACCAACTGGAAAAG ttcGGCGAAGCGGAAGCTGAAACAGAAGAACGTAGTGGCCTTCATTTGCCTTCTGGAACACCTTATCACGCAACCAGGAGACACACAGTTGGTCCTGGGGATGCCGCTCACCAGCCTCCCACACCACACccttatatatgtacctatgttCCAGGATATCCACCCCTTTCGTTATTACCAACATTACAATGTAATATTGACCCTCATCTGCTCCCACATACTAATCTTCCGTTAAACCTCCCTCTTGTCCAGCACCAACCTCCCCAAAACTTCCAAATCAAAGACCAACATCTTTTGAAACCACCCATCGTTATGGGAGCGA CTGGTGGTTTCGGAAGAAGAGCCTCGGATGGGGGAGCTAATTTGCATGTATTTTACCAGCAACAACATGGAACCAGTGGTGGAAACAGTGACGATGGTGGCTGGAGTCAACCGGGAAGTCGGGAGCACTTACAACCA TTACAGACTGGCAGTCCAACGATGGTACCTTGCTCGCCACCACTAAGTGTGGGGGTTGGTGGTGGAAGTGGCGAAGGTGTTGGTAgcgggggtggaggtggagggaCTGACCGAAGAAGACGAAGCGGACTCACCACAGTCATGCAGCGTCCAG CAGGTAGTAGGGACTCGTATAAGGAGCCAAGCATGCACGTTGCTTCAGAGCGATATTCTCCGGTTCGTCGAGCCTCGGAAGGGTCAGGTCCTCCAGGTCCTGGAATCCAGGCACTTCAACACGAGTACCAACAGCTTCAAAGACTCGCATCACCGTCGCATAGTCCCGCCAGCATACCTGGAAGTCCTGTACACGAGAGAGGTGTTGCTGCAATAACACAAG GTCTGAGTGGACTAAGCACAGCTCCTGTCCAAGGTAGCATAGTCCACGGTACACCGGCACAACCTCCAGCTACACCTCTGGATTTGAGTCCACTGCGACACCACAGATCTCCAGCAACAACGCCAGTTAGTTATTCCCCTAGTAATAGCCCAGCGTTGGACATGATACAAGAAGAACATCCAATCGATGTACCCAGA ATACCACCTCCACAAATATCAGTAACAGACGTACTAGGTGATCAAGTGACACTCGTCGATGGATCACcctctccatctccatctatAGACTCACTGGAAGACGCTTTACCGCATTACAAACCACTTCcaagttttattatttcggAGCCTTGCGATCCGTCGAGACCAAGTATCACGAGAGGTATCGGGAGGCCATTGAATGTTACTATACCGACAGAAGTGGAGGTGAAATTATCGGACGAATCGAGTAGGTTAAATTCAGATGCTATTTTAGGTCGAGTAAAGCAAATTATTGACGCTCGTGCACCTCCTAagggttttattttctcaagagAAGAAGTTGAGGGCGGAGGTCTTAGTTTAGAGTATCCGGGCGGCGTGCAAATTGAACTCAGGGTGTATGAATCGGAGGAGAGAGAGGTCAAAGGGATAAAAATGCGACGAATAAGTGGGGACCAACTACAGTACAGTCAACTTTGTCAACAGTTGATATCGTGCATCACTGTTTGA
- the LOC105683753 gene encoding augmin complex subunit dgt5 → MINSSNDSFAWATRLDCPPSACNESTKKALSKGIVSLLWDHLADKLHPISEVLETRKNILLYKLDENCVDASIQAVKSRAKLKSERQVLNECIVKAEAQREKQESSLRVKRQQLLQIKSTRQLARAKKEIFSLKHSQMQSQVQDCNQMRKVCQCVMPSVGDMVDEKTIEESLTLVSSMSSRADRKQVWKKISDTLFPVATPVLWNILLRTRTVDTDRIIQLGSEISSNGVPSHCVRKFDIGIAKACSLHVTAVMKRLLLEAKVNAYNQTIMEYIDKIENHQPNGIDITEWLELTLEVRKWEAQQVGFQKIVDEINGTLEIQTELNMKLSSIAAAIQTIDSQIVQCAQDIQTSVALLKGAGANLNCTKEKLLNALHKFTVLRTENRSNNWWDIDLENELDNFYNKIDMNALRKIALGGEVGEYRHARFCMSQAALATSAPLDPDCVYDFPFISAPLHHLLDCYKILAKLKVISNDRPQPQHLNLQLNTSNEIEEQWYSMSVQNQVHALLELLDLIDQTFETTGERLQLFDVTFDAWSHQIVKEVLTDQSVDGITFEEWQQRFNNMAMILASKTKTFKQSGDRIKNDFQ, encoded by the exons ATGATAAATTCCTCCAATGACAGTTTTGCTTGGGCAACTCGGTTGGATTGCCCTCCATCAGCTTGCAATGAATCAACTAAAAAAGC ATTGTCTAAGGGAATTGTTAGTCTCCTTTGGGATCATCTTGCTGATAAATTACATCCCATTTCTGAGGTCTTGGAGacaaggaaaaatattttattgtacaAATTGGACGAGAATTGCGTAGATGCTTCAATTCAAGCTGTTAAGAGCAGGGCTAAGCTCAAGTCAGAAAGACAAGTATTAAATGAATGTATTGTCAAAGCTGAAGCGCAGcgagaaaaacaagaatcgTCACTTCGTGTGAAAC GCCAGCAACTTCTGCAGATAAAATCGACTCGACAGTTGGCACGAGCAAAGaaggaaattttctcattaaaGCATAGTCAGATGCAATCTCAGGTTCAGGACTGCAACCAAATGCGCAAGGTGTGCCAATGTGTAATGCCTTCTGTTGGTGACATGgttgatgaaaaaactatTGAGGAGTCTTTAACATTGGTGAGCTCTATGTCCTCGCGCGCTGACAGGAAACAG GTTTGGAAGAAGATATCTGACACCCTTTTTCCTGTCGCCACACCAGTTCTATGGAACATACTTTTGCGGACTCGCACAGTAGACACTGATAGAATCATTCAACTGGGATCTGAGATATCTTCTAATGGAGTACCCAGTCACTGTGTAAGAAAGTTTGACATTGGAATCGCAAAGGCCTGTAGCCTACACGTGACTGCAGTAATGAAGCGTTTGTTACTTGAGGCTAAAGTCAATGCTTATAACCAAACCATCATGGAGtatattgataaaattgaG AATCATCAACCAAATGGCATAGATATCACTGAATGGCTGGAGTTGACCTTAGAAGTTCGGAAATGGGAGGCACAGCAGGTTGGTTTCCAAAAAATAGTTGATGAAATTAATGGTACTCTTGAAATCCAGACGGAATTAAATATGAAACTTAGCAGTATAGCTGCCGCAATTCAGACGATTGATAGCCAAATT GTACAATGCGCTCAAGATATACAAACCTCTGTAGCACTTTTAAAGGGTGCTGGAGCAAATTTGAACTGcacaaaagaaaaactgcTCAACGCATTGCATAAGTTTACCGTATTGCGAACCGAAAATCGTAGCAACAATTGGTGGGATATCGATCTCGAAAATGAACTTGATAACTTTTACAACAAAATTGACATGAATGCTCTGAGAAAAATTGCCTTAGGTGGAGAAGTTGGTGAAtacag ACATGCAAGATTCTGCATGAGTCAGGCAGCACTTGCAACTTCTGCTCCTTTAGACCCAGACTGCGTTTATGACTTTCCATTTATTAGCGCTCCACTTCACCACTTATTGGACTGCTATAAAATCTTAGCAAAACTCAAAGTGATCTCTAATGATAGGCCTCAGCCGCAGCACCTCAATCTACAATTGAATACCTCGAATGAAATTGAGGAACAGTGGTATTCTATGTCGGTTCAAAACCAAGTTCACGCTTTATTGGAGTTATTAGATCTCATAGATCAGACCTTCGAAACAACGGGAGAAAGGTTGCAACTCTTTGATGTGACCTTTGACGCTTG GTCTCATCAAATAGTTAAGGAAGTTTTGACTGATCAAAGTGTGGATGGAATAACTTTCGAGGAATGGCAACAACGTTTCAACAATATGGCTATGATATTAGCttcaaaaactaaaacttTCAAACAAAGCGGTGACcgtataaaaaatgattttcaatga
- the LOC105683805 gene encoding serine/threonine-protein kinase SIK3-like isoform X2 has translation MASATSSHDEISQQFSVNKLIRVGYYELEKTIGKGNFAVVKMATHVVTKSKVAIKIIDKTKLNEENLAKIFREVYIMKRLRHPHIIRLYQVMETEKMIYLVTEYAAGGEIFDHLVRNGRMSEPEARRVFRQIVQAVRYLHQQKVVHRDLKAENLLLDVDNNIKLADFGFSNEYTPGVPLSTWCGSPPYAAPEIFKGTHYDGPRADVWSLGVVLYVLVCGALPFDGPTMQSLRSVVISGKFRIPFFMSAECERLIRHMLVVEPERRLSITQILTHPWMGGDGVTEPEPGGCNAEPPPPPQLNQLVIEHMLRLPGLSADTLLQAVQGNAFDHVSAIYNLLADQLEPSMPSIPSIQSIPGDYMPDGAHQLEKFGEAEAETEERSGLHLPSGTPYHATRRHTVGPGDAAHQPPTPHPYICTYVPGYPPLSLLPTLQCNIDPHLLPHTNLPLNLPLVQHQPPQNFQIKDQHLLKPPIVMGATGGFGRRASDGGANLHVFYQQQHGTSGGNSDDGGWSQPGSREHLQPLQTGSPTMVPCSPPLSVGVGGGSGEGVGSGGGGGGTDRRRRSGLTTVMQRPVINPELVMEVEARMNRAYLPPRLLPPHLRAPALPQHRKTSLFFNSAGSRDSYKEPSMHVASERYSPVRRASEGSGPPGPGIQALQHEYQQLQRLASPSHSPASIPGSPVHERGVAAITQGLSGLSTAPVQGSIVHGTPAQPPATPLDLSPLRHHRSPATTPVSYSPSNSPALDMIQEEHPIDVPRIPPPQISVTDVLGDQVTLVDGSPSPSPSIDSLEDALPHYKPLPSFIISEPCDPSRPSITRGIGRPLNVTIPTEVEVKLSDESSRLNSDAILGRVKQIIDARAPPKGFIFSREEVEGGGLSLEYPGGVQIELRVYESEEREVKGIKMRRISGDQLQYSQLCQQLISCITV, from the exons ATGGCATCCGCGACATCGTCGCACGATGAGATTTCACAGCAATTTTCGGTTAACAAACTCATCCGCGTCGGTTATTACGAATTGGAGAAAACCATCGGTAAAGGGAACTTTGCTGTTGTCAAAATGGCCACCCACGTTGTCACCAAATCAAAG GTAGCCATAAAGATAatagataaaacaaaattaaatgaagAGAACTTGGCTAAAATCTTCCGTGAAGTATACATCATGAAGAGGCTTCGGCATCCGCATATCATTCGCCTATATCAAGTTATGGAAACAGAGAAGATGATATATCTGGTCACAGAATATGCAGCAGGAGgagaaatatttgatcatTTAGTAAGAAATGGAAGAATGTCAGAACCAGAAGCAAGACGAGTATTTCGTCAGATTGTTCAGGCTGTGCGTTACCTACACCAACAGAAAGTGGTTCATCGAGATCTTAAG GCTGAGAATTTGCTACTTGACGTAGACAATAACATAAAGTTGGCTGATTTTGGATTCAGCAATGAATATACGCCAGGAGTACCCTTGAGTACCTGGTGTGGTTCCCCTCCCTACGCTGCGCCTGAAATATTTAAAGGAACACATTACGATGGGCCCAGAGCAGATGTATGG AGTCTCGGTGTAGTATTGTACGTGTTAGTTTGTGGTGCCCTGCCATTTGACGGGCCTACAATGCAGTCGCTGCGCTCTGTGGTGATCTCGGGGAAATTTAGGATACCTTTTTTCATGTCTGCAG AGTGTGAAAGGCTCATTAGACATATGCTGGTAGTAGAACCAGAGCGGCGATTGAGCATAACACAAATTTTGACTCATCCCTGGATGGGCGGAGATGGTGTAACTGAACCTGAACCTGGAGG GTGCAATGCTGAGCCACCTCCTCCACCACAGCTTAACCAATTAGTAATAGAACATATGCTCAGGCTACCTGGTCTTAGTGCGGACACGTTATTACAAGCCGTGCAAGGTAATGCCTTTGACCATGTTTCGGCTATTTATAACCTACTCGCTGATCAACTGGAACCAAGCATGCCCAGCATTCCCAGCATACAAAGTATACCTGGTGATTACATGCCTGATGGCGCTCACCAACTGGAAAAG ttcGGCGAAGCGGAAGCTGAAACAGAAGAACGTAGTGGCCTTCATTTGCCTTCTGGAACACCTTATCACGCAACCAGGAGACACACAGTTGGTCCTGGGGATGCCGCTCACCAGCCTCCCACACCACACccttatatatgtacctatgttCCAGGATATCCACCCCTTTCGTTATTACCAACATTACAATGTAATATTGACCCTCATCTGCTCCCACATACTAATCTTCCGTTAAACCTCCCTCTTGTCCAGCACCAACCTCCCCAAAACTTCCAAATCAAAGACCAACATCTTTTGAAACCACCCATCGTTATGGGAGCGA CTGGTGGTTTCGGAAGAAGAGCCTCGGATGGGGGAGCTAATTTGCATGTATTTTACCAGCAACAACATGGAACCAGTGGTGGAAACAGTGACGATGGTGGCTGGAGTCAACCGGGAAGTCGGGAGCACTTACAACCA TTACAGACTGGCAGTCCAACGATGGTACCTTGCTCGCCACCACTAAGTGTGGGGGTTGGTGGTGGAAGTGGCGAAGGTGTTGGTAgcgggggtggaggtggagggaCTGACCGAAGAAGACGAAGCGGACTCACCACAGTCATGCAGCGTCCAG TTATAAATCCGGAGCTGGTCATGGAGGTGGAAGCTAGGATGAATAGAGCGTATCTTCCGCCAAGATTGCTGCCGCCCCACCTTAGAGCACCTGCACTTCCTCAACACAGGAAAACTTCTTTGTTCTTCAATAGTGCTG GTAGTAGGGACTCGTATAAGGAGCCAAGCATGCACGTTGCTTCAGAGCGATATTCTCCGGTTCGTCGAGCCTCGGAAGGGTCAGGTCCTCCAGGTCCTGGAATCCAGGCACTTCAACACGAGTACCAACAGCTTCAAAGACTCGCATCACCGTCGCATAGTCCCGCCAGCATACCTGGAAGTCCTGTACACGAGAGAGGTGTTGCTGCAATAACACAAG GTCTGAGTGGACTAAGCACAGCTCCTGTCCAAGGTAGCATAGTCCACGGTACACCGGCACAACCTCCAGCTACACCTCTGGATTTGAGTCCACTGCGACACCACAGATCTCCAGCAACAACGCCAGTTAGTTATTCCCCTAGTAATAGCCCAGCGTTGGACATGATACAAGAAGAACATCCAATCGATGTACCCAGA ATACCACCTCCACAAATATCAGTAACAGACGTACTAGGTGATCAAGTGACACTCGTCGATGGATCACcctctccatctccatctatAGACTCACTGGAAGACGCTTTACCGCATTACAAACCACTTCcaagttttattatttcggAGCCTTGCGATCCGTCGAGACCAAGTATCACGAGAGGTATCGGGAGGCCATTGAATGTTACTATACCGACAGAAGTGGAGGTGAAATTATCGGACGAATCGAGTAGGTTAAATTCAGATGCTATTTTAGGTCGAGTAAAGCAAATTATTGACGCTCGTGCACCTCCTAagggttttattttctcaagagAAGAAGTTGAGGGCGGAGGTCTTAGTTTAGAGTATCCGGGCGGCGTGCAAATTGAACTCAGGGTGTATGAATCGGAGGAGAGAGAGGTCAAAGGGATAAAAATGCGACGAATAAGTGGGGACCAACTACAGTACAGTCAACTTTGTCAACAGTTGATATCGTGCATCACTGTTTGA